The following proteins are encoded in a genomic region of Pogoniulus pusillus isolate bPogPus1 unplaced genomic scaffold, bPogPus1.pri scaffold_143_arrow_ctg1, whole genome shotgun sequence:
- the LOC135173932 gene encoding zinc finger protein 721-like: MEEPKCSPKEEKEEEEMGNDSAAEKDACEGDESDEGEADEDEGGQGEEEEVVAAPSAPPKEPSQCPECGQSLPRGSAPAKHRCARPGPQPFVCGDCGKSFTSRRGLHRHRFIHTGEKPFTCHICSKSFITSSRLLQHNLIHTGEKPFTCPDCGKRFRYSSGLSAHRRTHSGERPYACPDCGKSFSSGSHLDSHCRIHTGEKPFTCPVCGKSFRQRSSLIRHRQTHSGERPYACPDCGHSFRNVCSLDSHRRIHTGEKPFTCPDCGKSFRQRSNLTSHRRIHNVEKPFPCPDCGESFTSKSYITDHCHIHTGEKPFTCPDCGQSFSSKSYITDHRRIHTGEKPFTCPDCGKNFSFATRSGFHRHNFVHTGEKPFPCRDCGKSFTTRTQLLRHSFIHTGEKPFPCRVCSKSFATSIELLRHNFIHTGEKPFTCHDCGKSFATNSRLLRHNIIHTGQKSFTCPDCGKSFSEGNQLRAHCLIHTGERPFACPDCGKSFRQKGYLNRHRQTHSGEKPFPCPDCGKSFSDRSYLDSHRRIHTGEKPFTCPDCGKSFRQRANLRSHRRTHTGEKPFSCPDCGQSFRERSYLDAHCHIHAREKPFTCPDCGKGFRQRSSLNRHCQTHSGEKRFPCPDCGQSFTSKSYINEHRRIHTGEKPFTCPDCGKSFRNSNNLNSHRRTHTGEKPFTCPDCGQSFRHSSGLQRHRQTHSSEKPFSCADCGKSYRHKSNLDAHRITHLGKKLFPCPDCGKRFGHPSEFRIHRRRHTGENLFPCAECNKSFTTSNQLLQHRLVHSGEKPFTCPDCGKGFRHRVALNRHRQTHSSEMPFPCPDCGKSFIYKSLLDTHRRVHTGEKPFTCPDCGQSFARKSYLARHLRIHTGEKPFACADCGKSFGLKRSLDTHRITHVGKKLFPCPDCGKRFSHPSAVRIHRRRHTGEKLFPCAECDKSFTTSYQLLHHRLVHTGEKPFTCPDCGKSFRKSTALTSHRRTHSSDKLFPCPDCGQSFIYKSLLDIHRRVHTGEKPFTCPDCGQSFTQKSYLTKHLRIHSGEKPFACPDCGKRFIRASAVRIHRHIHTGEKPFPCPDCGKRFIHASAVRIHSRIHTGEKPFPCPSCGRSFRWHHQLAKHQCAHTAEQPTLQEG, from the exons ATGGAGGAGCCAAAGTGCAGCcccaaggaagagaaggaggaggaggagatggggaATGACAGTGCTGCGGAGAAGGatgcctgtgagggtgatgagtcTGATGAGGGGGAGGCTGATGAGGATGAAGGTGgccaaggggaggaggaggaggttgtggcAGCCCCCTCTGCGCCACCCAAAGAGCCGAGTCAGTGCCCCGAGTGTGGGCAGAGTCTGCCACGCGGCTCAGCGCCAGCGAAGCATCGCTGTGCCCgccctggcccccagcccttTGTCTGCGGagactgcggcaagagcttcactTCCAGGAGAGGGCTCCACCGGCACAGGTTcatccacaccggggagaagccttTCACCTGCCACAtctgcagcaagagcttcaTTACCAGCTCAcggctcctccagcacaacttaatccacaccggggagaagccttTCACCTGCCCCGACTGCGGCAAGAGATTCCGGTATAGCAGTGGCCTCTCCGCTCACCGCCGGACCCACAGCGGCGAGCGGCCCTACGCCTGccctgactgtggcaagagcttcagcaGTGGGAGCCATCTCGACTCCCACTGTCGCATCCACACCGGCGAGAAGCCTTTCACCTGCCCCGTCTGCGGCAAGAGCTTCCGGCAGAGAAGCAGCCTCATTAGGCACCGCCAGACCCACAGTGGCGAGCGGCCCTACGCCTGCCCCGACTGCGGCCATAGCTTCCGCAATGTGTGCAGCCTCGACTCCCACCGCCGcatccacaccggggagaagcccttcacctgccccgactgcggcaagagcttccGGCAGAGAAGCAACCTCACCAGCCACCGCCGGATCCACAATGTCGAGaagcccttcccctgccccgaCTGTGGCGAGAGCTTCACCAGCAAGAGCTACATCACTGACCACTGCCAcatccacaccggggagaagcccttcacctgcCCTGACTGCGGCCAGAGCTTCAGCAGCAAGAGCTACATCACCGACCACCGCCGcatccacaccggggagaagcccttcacctgcCCCGACTGCGGCAAGAACTTCAG cttcgCTACCCGCTCAGGGTTCCACCGGCACAACTTCgtccacaccggggagaagccttTCCCCTGCCGcgactgcggcaagagcttcactACCCGCACACAGCTCCTCCGACACAGCTTcatccacaccggggagaagccttTCCCCTGCCGCGTCTGCAGCAAGAGCTTTGCTACCAGCATAGAGCTCCTCCGACACAACTTcatccacaccggggagaagccttTCACCTGCCacgactgtggcaagagcttcgcTACCAACTCAAGGCTCCTCCGGCACAACATCATCCACACCGGGCAGAAGTCTTTCACCTGCCCcgactgcggcaagagcttcagtGAAGGAAATCAGCTCAGGGCCCACTGCCTCATCCATACTGGGGAGAGGCCTTTCGCCTGCCCTGACTGCGGTAAGAGCTTCCGGCAGAAAGGCTACCTCAACAGGCACCGCCAGACCCACAGTGGCGAGaagcccttcccctgccccgactgtggcaagagcttcagtgATAGGAGCTACCTTGACTCCCACCGCCGcatccacaccggggagaagccgtTCACCTGCCCCGACTGTGGCAAGAGTTTCCGGCAGAGAGCCAACCTCAGGAGCCACCGCCGGACCCATACCggcgagaagcccttcagctgcccCGACTGCGGCCAGAGCTTCCGCGAGCGGAGCTACCTCGATGCCCACTGCCACATCCACGCCAGGGAGAAGCCTTTCACCTGCCCCGACTGTGGCAAGGGCTTCCGGCAGAGAAGCAGCCTCAACAGGCACTGCCAGACCCACAGTGGCGAGAAGCGCTTCCCCTGCCCCGACTGTGGCCAGAGCTTCACCAGCAAGAGCTACATCAACGAGCACCGCCGcatccacaccggggagaagcccttcacctgccccgactgtggcaagagcttccggAATAGCAACAACCTCAACAGCCACCGCCGGAcccacaccggggagaagcccttcacctgcCCCGACTGCGGCCAGAGCTTCCGGCACAGCAGTGGCCTCCAAAGGCACCGCCAGACCCACAGCAgcgagaagcccttcagctgcgccgactgtggcaagagctacCGCCACAAGAGCAACCTTGACGCCCACCGCATCACTCACTTGGGCAAGAAGCTCTTCCCCTGCCCTGACTGTGGCAAGCGTTTCGGCCACCCCTCTGAGTTCCGCATCCACCGCCGCAGGCACACCGGGGAGAATCTGTTCCCCTGCGCAGAGTGCAACAAGAGCTTCACCACCAGcaaccagctcctccagcaccgCCTTGTCCACAGCGGCGAGAAGCCTTTTACCTGCCCCGACTGTGGCAAGGGCTTCCGGCACAGAGTTGCCCTCAACAGGCACCGCCAGACCCACAGCAGCGAGATGCCCTTCCCTTGCCccgactgtggcaagagcttcatcTACAAGAGCCTCCTTGACACCCACCGCCGCGTCCACACCGGCGAGAAGCCTTTCACCTGCCCTGACTGCGGCCAGAGCTTCGCCCGAAAGAGCTACCTCGCCAGGCACCTCCGCATCCACACCGGCGAGAAGCCTTTCGCCTGCGCggactgcggcaagagcttcgGCCTCAAGAGGAGCCTTGACACCCACCGCATCACTCATGTGGGCAAGAAGCTCTTCCCCTGCCCTGACTGTGGCAAGCGTTTCAGCCACCCCTCTGCGGTCCGCATCCACCGCCGCAggcacaccggggagaagctgTTCCCCTGCGCAGAGTGCGACAAGAGCTTCACCACCAGCTACCAGCTCCTCCACCACCGCCTCGTCCACACCGGCGAGAAGCCTTTCACCTGCCccgactgtggcaagagcttccggAAGAGCACCGCCCTCACCAGCCACCGCCGGACCCACAGCAGCGACAAGCTCTTCCCCTGCCCCGACTGCGGCCAGAGCTTCATCTACAAGAGCCTCCTCGACATCCACCGCCGcgtccacactggtgagaagcctttCACCTGCCCTGACTGCGGCCAGAGCTTCACCCAAAAGAGCTACCTCACCAAGCACCTCCGCATCCACAGCGGCGAGAAGCCTTTCGCCTGCCCTGATTGTGGCAAGCGTTTCATCCGCGCCTCTGCGGTCCGCATCCACCGCCACATCCACACTGGCGAGaagcccttcccctgccccgaCTGTGGCAAGCGTTTCATCCATGCCTCTGCGGTCCGCATCCACAGCCGCATCCACACTGGCGAGaagcccttcccctgccccagctgcggCAGGAGCTTCCGGTGGCACCACCAGCTGGCCAAGCACCAGTGCGctcacactgcagagcagcccacGCTGCAGGAGGGCTAG
- the LOC135173927 gene encoding gastrula zinc finger protein XlCGF57.1-like has product CGDCGKSFRHRSNFNRHRQTHTGEKPFPCSDCGKRFSDKSSLTDHRCIHPREKLFACPDCGKSFWNRRGLRVHRQIHTGKKPFSCPYCGQSFRNGCSLDAHCHIHTGERPFTCPDCGKSFRQKSNLNRHRRNHSGEKPFSCPDCGQSFAHKSYLIAHCRIHTGEKPFTCPDCGKSFTSKSYVTAHRRIHTGEKPFTCPDCGQSFRHNSSLNRHRQTHSSEKPFSCADCGKSYRHKSNLDAHLITHVGKKLFPCPDCGKRFGHPSAVCMHRRRHTGENLFPCTECNKSFTNSSGLLWHRLVHTGEKPFTCPDCGKSFLKRCSLKRHRQIHSSENPFPCPDCSKSFIYKIQLDIHRRVHTGEKPFTCPDCGKRFARKSYLARHLRIHTSKKPFSCADCSKSFYHKSSLNTHRITHMGKKLFPCPDCGKRFGHPSVVRIHRRRHTGEKMFHCAECNKSFPNSYQLLHRRLVHSGKKPLTCPDCGKSFQKRGALIGHRRTHTSKKPIPCPDCGQSFIYKSLLDIHRRVHTGEKPFTCPDCGQSFAQKSYLARHLRTHTGEKPFPCPDCGKRFISASAVRIHSRIHTGEKPYPCPSCGRSFRWNHQLAKHQCAHTAEQPTLQEGQGMGGAARPLLG; this is encoded by the coding sequence TGCGGcgactgcggcaagagcttccGGCACAGAAGCAACTTCAACAGGCACCGCCAGAcccacaccggggagaagccctTCCCCTGCTCCGACTGCGGCAAGAGATTCAGTGATAAGAGCTCCCTCACTGACCACCGCTGCATCCACCCCAGGGAGAAGCTGTTCGCCTGCCCcgactgcggcaagagcttctgGAATAGGAGGGGCCTCAGGGTGCACCGCCAGATCCACACCGGcaagaagcccttcagctgcccCTACTGCGGCCAGAGCTTCCGCAATGGATGCAGCCTCGATGCCCACTGCCACATCCACACCGGGGAGAGGCCTTTCACCTGCCccgactgtggcaagagcttccggCAGAAAAGCAACCTCAACAGGCACCGCAGGAACCACAGTGGAGAGAAGCCCTTCTCCTGCCCCGACTGTGGCCAGAGCTTCGCCCACAAGAGCTACCTCATCGCCCACTGCCGCATCCACACcggtgagaagcccttcacctgccccgactgcggcaagagcttcaccagcAAGAGCTACGTCACCGCCCACCGCCGCATCCACACCGGcgagaagcccttcacctgcCCCGACTGTGGCCAGAGCTTCCGGCACAACAGCAGCCTCAACAGGCACCGCCAGACCCACAGCAgcgagaagcccttcagctgcgCCGACTGCGGCAAGAGCTACCGCCACAAGAGCAACCTTGACGCCCACCTCATCACTCACGTGGGCAAGAAGCTCTTCCCCTGCCCTGACTGCGGCAAGCGTTTCGGCCACCCCTCTGCGGTCTGCATGCACCGCCGTAGGCACACCGGGGAGAATCTGTTCCCCTGCACAGAGTGCAACAAGAGCTTCACCAACAGCTCCGGGCTCCTCTGGCACCGCCTCGTCCACACCGGCGAGAAGCCTTTTACCTGCCCTGACTGTGGAAAGAGCTTCCTGAAGAGATGCAGCCTCAAGAGGCACCGCCAGATCCACAGCAGCGAGaaccccttcccctgccccgactgcagcaagagcttcaTCTACAAGATCCAACTCGACATCCACCGCCGCGTCCACACCGGCGAGAAGCCTTTCACCTGCCCTGACTGCGGCAAGCGCTTCGCCCGAAAGAGCTACCTCGCCAGGCACCTCCGCATCCACACCAGcaagaagcccttcagctgcgccgactgcagcaagagcttctACCACAAGAGCAGCCTCAACACCCACCGCATCACTCACATGGGCAAGAAGCTCTTCCCCTGCCCCGACTGCGGCAAGCGTTTCGGCCACCCCTCTGTGGTCCGCATCCACCGCCGCAGGCACACCGGGgagaagatgttccactgcgcAGAGTGCAACAAGAGCTTTCCCAACAGCTACCAGCTCCTCCACCGCCGCCTCGTCCACAGCGGCAAGAAGCCTCTCACCTGccctgactgtggcaagagcttccagAAGCGCGGCGCCCTCATCGGCCACCGCCGGACCCACACCAGTAAGAAGCCCATCCCCTGCCCCGACTGCGGCCAGAGCTTCATCTACAAGAGCCTCCTCGACATCCACCGCCGCGTCCACACCGGCGAGAAGCCTTTCACCTGCCCTGACTGTGGCCAGAGCTTCGCCCAAAAGAGCTACCTCGCCAGGCACCTCCGCACCCACACTGGCGAGaagcccttcccctgccccgaCTGTGGCAAGCGTTTCATCAGCGCCTCTGCGGTCCGCATCCACAGCCGCATCCACACTGGCGAGAAGCCCTacccctgccccagctgtggCAGAAGCTTCCGGTGGAACCACCAGCTGGCCAAGCACCAGTGCGctcacactgcagagcagcccacGCTGCAGGAGGGCCAGGGCATGGGTGGTGCAGCAAGGCCGCTGCTGGGGTAA
- the LOC135173931 gene encoding gastrula zinc finger protein XlCGF26.1-like yields the protein MASQKDPDRSWEKTQPESKMAKCSPEKEGETEVGSHEENDDYDDDEEYEEDDDESEDDQDEGAQEEDGYMAAPSVPLKQLIPCPECGLSFPPGLEPARHRCPHPRTRPFSCAACGESFKTSSRLVSHCRSHRATKPFSCADCGQTFTKHFNLTVHRRTHTGEKPFSCADCGQGFTKLCNLTVHRRTHTGEKPFSCADCGKSFTQKSALAQHHSVHSTEKCYSCRDCGKSFKHVSKLTIHRRIHTGERLFPCAVCGRNFTTSSQFIQHQLIHSGERPYSCPDCGKSFSCSSTLTYHRRVHTGEKPFACSDCGKTFTRGSTLTAHRRIHTGEKPYACSDCGKTFCFSSALAQHRRVHTGEKPFSCSDCGKSFTHSSALTQHRRVHTGEKPYACSDCGKTFSFSSALTQHCRVHTGEKPYACSDCGKSFTWSSTLAVHHRVHTGEKPFTCPDCGKTFAHSSALTQHRRVHTGEKPFTCPDCGQSFTQRGSLTYHHHTHTGD from the coding sequence ATGGCCTCACAGAAGGACCCAgacaggagctgggagaagacGCAGCCAGAGAGCAAGATGGCAAAGTGCAGCCCCGAGAAAGAGGGGGAGACAGAGGTTGGCAGCCATGAGGAGAATGATgactatgatgatgatgaggagTATGAGGAGGATGATGATGAGAGTGAAGATGACCAGGATGAGGGAGCGCAGGAGGAGGACGGGTACATGGCAGCCCCTTCTGTGCCACTCAAGCAGCTGATTCCGTGCCCCGAGTGCGGGCTGAGCTTCCCACCTGGCTTGGAGCCAGCGAGGCACCGCTGCCCCCACCCTCGTACACGACCCTTCAGCTGCGCTGCCTGCGGCGAGAGCTTCAAAACGAGTTCCAGACTCGTTAGCCATTGCCGGTCCCACAGGGCCACGAAGCCCTTCAGCTGCGCTGACTGCGGCCAGACCTTCACCAAGCACTTCAACCTGACTGTGCACCGCCGAACCCACACcggtgagaagcccttcagctgcgCTGACTGCGGCCAGGGCTTCACCAAGCTTTGCAACCTGACTGTGCACCGCCGAACCCACACcggtgagaagcccttcagctgcgCCGACTGCGGCAAGAGTTTCACCCAGAAGTCTGCCCTCGCCCAGCACCACAGTGTCCACAGCACTGAGAAGTGCTACAGCTGCAgggactgtggcaagagcttcaaaCACGTCTCGAAGCTCACCATCCACCGCCGCATCCATACCGGAGAGAGGCTGTTCCCCTGTGCCGTCTGCGGCAGGAACTTCACCACGAGCTCCCAATTCATCCAGCACCAACTCATCCACAGCGGTGAGAGGCCCTACAGCTGCCCcgactgcggcaagagcttcagctgcagctccacccTGACCTACCACCGCCGTGTCCACACTGGCGAGAAGCCCTTCGCCTGCTCTGACTGCGGCAAGACCTTCACCCGCGGCTCCACCCTCACTGCGCACCGTCGcatccacactggtgagaagccctACGCATGCTCTGACTGCGGCAAGAccttctgcttcagctctgccctcGCCCAGCACCGTCGTGTCCACACTGGCGAGAAgcccttctcctgctctgactgcggcaagagcttcacccacagctctgccctcacccaGCACCGTCGCGTTCACACCGGCGAGAAGCCCTACGCCTGCTCTGACTGCGGCAAGACCTTCAGCTTCAGCTCCGCCCTCACCCAGCACTGTCGCGTCCACACCGGCGAGAAGCCCTACGCCTGCTctgactgcggcaagagcttcacctggAGCTCTACCCTCGCTGTGCACCATCGCGTCCACACTGGCGAGAAGCCTTTCACCTGCCCTGACTGCGGCAAGACCTtcgcccacagctctgccctcacccaGCACCGTCGCGTTCACACCGGTGAGAAGCCTTTCACCTGCCCTGACTGCGGCCAGAGCTTCACCCAGCGAGGCAGCCTCACTTATCACCACCATACCCACACTGGTGACTGA